A DNA window from Gillisia sp. Hel1_33_143 contains the following coding sequences:
- a CDS encoding YeeE/YedE family protein, with protein MEWIFEPWPWYVAGPLIALIMFLLIFIGKQFGMSSNLRTMCTICGADKKADFFDFNWKDQRWNLVVVLGAVIGGFIGAHFLSNDISVAINPDTVANLQAMGIESAGKAYLPTELFGVGAFTDIKSLAILLIGGLLIGFGARYAGGCTSGHAISGLSNLQLPSLIAVIGFFVGGLFMIHVLFPLIF; from the coding sequence ATGGAATGGATTTTTGAACCATGGCCTTGGTATGTTGCCGGCCCATTAATTGCTTTAATTATGTTTTTGCTGATATTTATAGGTAAGCAATTTGGAATGTCTTCTAATCTTAGAACGATGTGTACCATATGCGGAGCAGATAAAAAAGCAGATTTTTTTGATTTCAATTGGAAAGATCAACGATGGAACTTGGTGGTGGTATTAGGAGCAGTAATTGGAGGTTTTATTGGAGCTCACTTCTTATCTAATGATATTAGCGTGGCGATTAACCCAGATACTGTTGCAAATCTACAAGCTATGGGAATTGAGAGTGCAGGAAAAGCTTATTTACCTACAGAATTATTTGGAGTAGGAGCCTTTACTGATATTAAATCTCTTGCTATCTTATTAATTGGTGGTTTGTTGATTGGATTTGGTGCAAGATATGCCGGAGGTTGTACTTCTGGGCATGCTATTTCCGGATTAAGCAATTTACAATTACCTTCTTTGATCGCAGTAATAGGATTTTTTGTAGGTGGATTATTTATGATCCATGTTTTATTCCCTTTAATTTTTTAA
- a CDS encoding DoxX family membrane protein, whose protein sequence is MKPKLWVNHNSVVLFRVMLSGIFLVASSSHLIYVERTIYKMNQARFKALGYLFGEPTYPIIVSGIIMLIAGFSLMIGFKTKISAIILALILIPITLTVQVGQMTTLGPLFKNIAILGGLLFFILNDFNNTQRQII, encoded by the coding sequence ATGAAACCTAAACTTTGGGTGAATCATAACTCGGTGGTACTATTTAGAGTTATGCTAAGCGGCATCTTCTTAGTTGCCAGCTCAAGTCATTTAATATACGTAGAGCGAACTATTTACAAAATGAATCAGGCAAGGTTTAAAGCTTTGGGATATCTCTTTGGAGAACCCACATATCCAATTATAGTCTCTGGAATAATTATGCTTATTGCAGGATTCAGCTTAATGATTGGGTTTAAAACTAAGATCTCAGCCATTATACTAGCTTTAATACTTATACCAATAACACTTACGGTGCAGGTGGGTCAAATGACCACCCTAGGCCCATTATTCAAAAATATAGCCATTTTGGGTGGCTTACTTTTTTTTATACTAAATGATTTTAATAATACACAAAGACAAATAATATGA
- a CDS encoding sterol desaturase family protein, translated as MEKYLKIIQESFSGYFNYLITEITNPSWTNYLYWLLAVSILVWSLEIILPWREKQKIFRKGFWLDSFYILFNFFLFSLIGYNALSNVGVELFNDFLGLFEIENIVAFKVQDFPVWAQLLIMFVIADFVQWNVHRQLHKRAWLWEFHKVHHSVKEMGFAAQFRFHFMETIIYKTVQYIPLAMIGFGIQQFFIVHMFAVFVGHLNHANVGWNYGWLGYIFNNPRMHIWHHSKELPNDHSFGMNFGLSLSIWDYLFGTAYIPKSGKNIIIGFNGDEDFPEDFGNQMLFPFKKNRTNKVE; from the coding sequence TTGGAAAAGTATTTAAAGATCATACAAGAATCGTTTTCAGGATATTTTAATTACCTGATCACAGAAATCACAAATCCGTCATGGACAAATTATTTGTATTGGCTACTTGCGGTTTCAATTTTAGTATGGAGTTTAGAAATTATATTGCCTTGGAGAGAAAAGCAAAAGATTTTTAGAAAAGGATTTTGGTTAGATTCATTTTATATCCTCTTTAATTTTTTCTTATTCTCTTTAATAGGATATAACGCTCTTTCAAATGTTGGTGTAGAATTATTCAATGATTTTCTAGGGCTTTTTGAAATAGAAAATATTGTAGCTTTTAAAGTTCAAGATTTTCCGGTTTGGGCTCAATTGCTCATCATGTTTGTGATTGCAGATTTTGTGCAATGGAACGTGCATAGGCAATTACATAAACGAGCTTGGCTTTGGGAATTCCATAAAGTGCACCATAGTGTAAAAGAAATGGGGTTTGCCGCTCAGTTTAGATTTCACTTTATGGAGACAATTATTTATAAGACAGTGCAATATATTCCTTTAGCAATGATAGGCTTTGGAATTCAGCAATTCTTTATAGTACATATGTTTGCGGTTTTTGTTGGCCACTTAAATCATGCAAATGTAGGTTGGAATTATGGCTGGTTAGGCTACATTTTCAACAACCCAAGGATGCATATTTGGCATCATTCGAAAGAATTACCAAACGATCATTCTTTTGGGATGAACTTCGGATTATCGCTTAGCATTTGGGATTATCTCTTTGGAACGGCCTATATTCCGAAGAGTGGGAAAAATATAATTATAGGTTTTAATGGAGATGAAGATTTTCCTGAAGATTTCGGAAATCAGATGTTATTTCCATTCAAAAAGAACAGAACAAATAAAGTAGAATAA
- a CDS encoding YeeE/YedE family protein, which produces MRTLSYLFIGIFFGIVMFKSEAASWFRIYEMFNFQSFHMYGIIGSALVIGIVGIQLIKRNNIKSFYGEPIKFTPKDKGVSRYLFGGIIFGLGWALAGACPGPIYTLIGAGFLPIIVVLIGSLLGTFIYGLLRKKLPH; this is translated from the coding sequence ATGAGAACACTTAGTTATTTATTTATAGGAATATTTTTTGGAATTGTAATGTTCAAGTCTGAAGCAGCTTCATGGTTCAGAATTTATGAAATGTTCAATTTTCAATCATTTCACATGTATGGGATCATTGGATCTGCATTGGTAATTGGTATTGTAGGTATTCAATTGATCAAGAGAAATAATATAAAATCATTTTATGGAGAACCTATAAAGTTCACCCCTAAAGATAAAGGAGTAAGCAGGTATCTGTTTGGTGGAATTATCTTCGGACTTGGTTGGGCTTTGGCAGGTGCTTGTCCTGGACCAATCTATACCTTAATAGGAGCGGGATTCCTTCCTATTATCGTTGTTCTTATAGGTTCTTTGTTGGGAACTTTTATTTATGGACTGCTTCGTAAGAAATTACCTCATTAA
- a CDS encoding DsrE family protein codes for MKTLLSTFAIILALFTASAQDQKSTLDNHKNNYVVLTKNVPQLKPILLTAKALQEQDQEKYGEFQVIICGKTVKELTDKDNMKPFLEAAKNENVKIVVCGFSMKKFGVKAKDLPRELEVVSNGILYDFELQKKGYLSIEL; via the coding sequence ATGAAAACGCTATTATCAACATTTGCAATAATTTTAGCTCTGTTTACAGCATCTGCTCAAGATCAAAAATCTACTTTGGATAACCATAAGAACAACTACGTAGTTCTCACTAAAAATGTACCTCAATTAAAACCTATACTATTAACTGCAAAAGCGCTTCAAGAACAAGATCAGGAAAAATATGGCGAGTTTCAGGTTATTATTTGTGGGAAAACTGTAAAAGAATTAACAGATAAAGATAACATGAAGCCATTTTTAGAAGCTGCCAAAAACGAGAATGTAAAAATTGTGGTTTGTGGATTTTCTATGAAAAAATTCGGAGTGAAAGCCAAAGATCTGCCTAGAGAATTAGAAGTTGTATCAAACGGAATTTTGTATGATTTTGAACTTCAGAAAAAAGGGTATTTGAGTATAGAACTTTAG
- a CDS encoding acetyl-CoA carboxylase biotin carboxyl carrier protein subunit, translating into MEKKYKVSVNDSYDYKFTQDQINSLDTQELNATQFHILEEHQSFKAEILKADFYNKSYTVKINSNIYEVAITNELDMLIADMGLSLGSAQQINDIKAPMPGLILDVNVKEGDEVKEGDYLIVLEAMKMENTLTSPGDGVIKKISVEKGQTVEKNQLLIELE; encoded by the coding sequence ATGGAAAAAAAGTATAAAGTCTCGGTGAATGATTCATACGACTATAAATTCACCCAAGATCAGATCAATTCATTAGACACACAAGAACTCAATGCTACTCAGTTTCATATTTTAGAAGAGCACCAATCTTTTAAAGCAGAAATTCTCAAAGCAGATTTCTATAATAAATCCTACACCGTTAAGATCAACTCTAATATCTATGAGGTTGCTATTACCAATGAGCTCGATATGCTTATTGCAGATATGGGACTTTCCCTTGGATCTGCTCAGCAAATAAATGATATTAAAGCACCAATGCCGGGTCTAATTCTAGATGTAAATGTTAAAGAAGGAGATGAGGTAAAAGAAGGTGATTATCTTATTGTTTTGGAAGCCATGAAAATGGAGAACACACTTACTTCTCCCGGAGACGGAGTTATTAAAAAGATTAGTGTGGAGAAAGGCCAGACAGTAGAAAAAAATCAGTTGTTAATTGAATTAGAATAA
- a CDS encoding aldo/keto reductase, which produces MSTKKLNLEHKLAFGGVAIGNGFEEVSDARAQETLEAAWDAGIRQYDTSPWYGLGLSERRFGHFLHNKNRDEYVLSTKVGRILKANTGKMPETIWVNPAPFDYKYDYSAEAVRRSVEDSLQRLGVERLDYVFIHDLSPDHNEEYEDGVTWLDHFEVAKKGAMPELTKMREEGIIKGWGLGVNTIEPILKTLEVADPDIFLSAIQYSMVDHKDSIDRLFPAISDSRASLMVGAPFNAGLLAGKDRYNYQGEMPKEVQEKYKKIRAIADKHNVDLSTASMQFSYAPEEVDILLVGGSHPNQPKENMKFLDVKIPSDFWKELKAENLIDDRAVTPS; this is translated from the coding sequence ATGAGTACGAAGAAATTGAATTTAGAACACAAATTAGCATTTGGTGGAGTTGCAATAGGAAACGGATTTGAAGAAGTTTCTGATGCAAGAGCGCAAGAAACTTTAGAAGCAGCTTGGGATGCAGGAATTAGACAATATGATACTTCTCCTTGGTATGGATTAGGATTAAGTGAAAGAAGATTTGGACACTTTTTGCATAATAAGAACAGAGATGAATATGTATTATCTACCAAAGTGGGTAGAATATTGAAAGCAAATACCGGAAAAATGCCGGAAACCATTTGGGTGAATCCAGCTCCTTTCGATTATAAATACGATTATTCTGCAGAAGCTGTAAGAAGATCTGTTGAAGATAGTTTACAACGTCTTGGAGTAGAGCGTTTAGATTACGTTTTTATACATGACTTGTCTCCAGACCATAATGAAGAGTACGAAGATGGAGTAACTTGGTTAGATCATTTTGAAGTTGCTAAAAAAGGTGCAATGCCAGAGTTAACAAAAATGAGAGAAGAAGGAATTATTAAAGGTTGGGGACTTGGAGTAAATACTATTGAACCAATCTTAAAGACCCTAGAAGTTGCAGATCCGGATATTTTTCTATCTGCTATACAATATTCTATGGTAGATCACAAAGATTCTATAGATAGATTATTTCCTGCAATTTCAGATAGTAGAGCATCTTTAATGGTTGGAGCACCTTTTAATGCAGGACTTCTTGCAGGTAAAGACAGATATAATTACCAAGGTGAAATGCCAAAAGAAGTTCAGGAAAAATATAAGAAAATAAGAGCTATTGCAGATAAGCATAATGTAGATCTTAGTACTGCCTCTATGCAATTTTCTTACGCTCCAGAAGAAGTTGATATTTTATTGGTTGGTGGAAGCCATCCTAATCAGCCAAAAGAAAATATGAAATTCTTAGATGTTAAAATACCATCTGATTTCTGGAAAGAATTGAAAGCTGAAAACTTAATTGATGATAGAGCGGTTACTCCCTCTTAA
- a CDS encoding MBL fold metallo-hydrolase has protein sequence MKIKQFKDAPLAHYSYAIISNGEMALVDPSRNPMQYYKFAEENNAKIVAVFETHPHADFVSSHLQISEQTGAKIYVSKLLGVDYTHTSFDDGDTLKMGDITFKAINTPGHSPDSITIVAEQGGNTALFTGDTLFIGNVGRPDLRENAGNMKAKRVELAKDMYNTIQTKFNELPDGALVYPAHGAGSLCGKNMSDAASSTLGNERQGNWAFKDQTEEEFVEEILKDQPFIPSYFGFNVDINKTGAVNDKIAKAEVKLNLLVEDVEEDVTVVDVRDGDAYKAGHLPNAINIMARAEGDKYETWLGAIIEPKEAFYLVVNSVEDIEDILERTAKIGYEKQLKGIVTLADSVSEKSEDLDVKDFGAHPDKYTIVDIRNASEVAEGKIFESAIAIPLNELRDRYKEIPTEHPIVVHCAGGYRSAAGSSILENKFKSTTVYDLSEAIKQFSE, from the coding sequence ATGAAGATAAAACAATTTAAAGATGCTCCTTTAGCACATTATTCTTATGCAATTATAAGTAATGGAGAAATGGCTTTGGTAGATCCTAGCAGAAATCCAATGCAGTATTACAAATTTGCTGAAGAGAATAATGCTAAGATAGTAGCGGTTTTTGAAACGCATCCACATGCCGATTTCGTTAGTAGTCATTTACAAATTAGCGAACAAACGGGTGCAAAGATCTATGTAAGTAAACTTTTAGGAGTAGATTATACCCACACATCTTTTGATGATGGAGATACTTTAAAAATGGGAGATATCACTTTTAAAGCCATTAATACTCCTGGACATTCTCCAGATAGTATTACCATAGTTGCAGAGCAAGGTGGAAACACAGCTTTATTTACCGGTGATACCTTATTTATTGGTAATGTTGGGAGACCAGATCTTAGAGAAAATGCTGGGAACATGAAGGCGAAGAGAGTAGAATTGGCAAAAGATATGTACAATACTATTCAAACTAAATTTAATGAGCTGCCAGATGGCGCCTTGGTTTATCCGGCGCACGGAGCTGGGTCTTTATGTGGTAAGAATATGAGCGATGCTGCATCTAGTACTCTTGGTAACGAAAGACAAGGAAACTGGGCTTTTAAAGATCAAACAGAAGAAGAATTTGTAGAAGAGATCTTAAAAGATCAGCCATTTATCCCTTCATATTTCGGATTCAATGTAGACATCAACAAAACAGGAGCGGTTAACGATAAGATCGCTAAAGCAGAAGTTAAGTTGAATCTTTTGGTTGAAGATGTGGAAGAAGATGTTACTGTAGTAGACGTGAGAGATGGAGATGCTTATAAAGCAGGTCATTTACCTAACGCTATCAATATTATGGCAAGAGCCGAAGGTGATAAATATGAAACTTGGTTAGGAGCCATCATAGAGCCTAAAGAGGCGTTTTATCTTGTTGTGAATAGTGTAGAGGATATCGAAGATATTTTAGAGCGTACAGCTAAAATTGGATACGAAAAACAATTAAAAGGCATAGTTACTTTAGCTGATTCAGTTTCAGAAAAATCTGAAGATCTTGATGTAAAAGATTTTGGAGCGCATCCAGATAAGTATACCATTGTAGATATTAGAAATGCAAGTGAGGTTGCAGAAGGTAAGATCTTTGAAAGCGCAATTGCAATTCCTTTAAACGAATTGAGAGATCGTTACAAAGAGATCCCAACAGAGCATCCAATAGTGGTGCACTGTGCCGGAGGATATAGATCTGCAGCAGGAAGCAGTATTCTTGAAAATAAATTTAAATCTACTACTGTCTATGATCTTAGTGAAGCGATCAAACAATTTTCAGAATAA
- a CDS encoding nitroreductase family protein has product MSSSFKISNSENKIEINGFVHKRYNSLGLDQTEMLSRSQNFFDKMNVRRSIREFSDREVSREIIENIIRTASTAPSGAHKQPWTFCAVSNPLIKSKIRKAAELEEKENYEKRMSERWKEDLLTFGTDANKPFLEKAPWLIIAFKKAYEMDEKGSKQNNYYVNESVGIACGMLITAIHNAGLVTLTHTPSPMNFLTTVLNRPANERAFLLLPVGYPEDPCYVPDIERKGLSEVSEFYE; this is encoded by the coding sequence ATGTCTTCTTCATTTAAAATATCGAATTCAGAAAATAAAATTGAGATCAACGGTTTTGTTCATAAGCGTTACAACTCATTAGGTCTCGATCAAACAGAAATGCTTTCCAGATCTCAGAATTTTTTTGATAAGATGAATGTTAGAAGATCAATTAGAGAATTTTCAGATAGAGAAGTATCCAGAGAAATCATAGAAAATATTATCAGAACTGCTTCTACCGCGCCATCTGGAGCACATAAACAACCTTGGACGTTTTGTGCAGTTTCTAATCCGCTTATAAAATCCAAGATCCGTAAAGCTGCAGAACTTGAAGAGAAGGAGAATTATGAAAAGCGAATGAGTGAGCGATGGAAAGAAGATCTTCTAACTTTTGGTACCGATGCTAATAAACCTTTTCTAGAAAAAGCACCATGGCTTATAATAGCATTCAAGAAAGCTTATGAAATGGATGAGAAGGGCTCAAAACAAAATAATTATTATGTAAATGAATCTGTTGGTATTGCCTGCGGAATGTTAATTACTGCCATTCACAATGCCGGGCTGGTAACCTTAACGCATACTCCTAGTCCAATGAATTTCTTAACAACGGTACTAAATAGACCTGCCAACGAGCGTGCATTCTTACTTCTTCCTGTGGGTTATCCTGAAGATCCCTGCTATGTTCCAGACATAGAAAGAAAAGGATTAAGTGAAGTAAGTGAATTCTATGAATAA
- a CDS encoding NAD(P)-dependent oxidoreductase: MHKFNKIVAVDNTKLQENAIDELKKYSEGKVEIHNDYPLTNAEIIKRIGDAEAVLVSWHTQISEEVIAACPNLKYIGMCSTLFNEESANVAVNFARQNGIEVTGINDYGDPGVAEYIISTLIHLLHGFGEKQWREMPVELTNRKIGIIGLGVTGKLLAKCLLPFGADLYYFSKSRKKDWEEKGVKYLSLEELLNTSEIISIHLPKNVQLLNEREFEVLGSGKILVNTSLGLPFNEEALKNWIKDSSNYAIFDGDAKNALDGRILKNKNIIFSKKSAGWSAETEIRLSKKVVQNVKNYLK, translated from the coding sequence ATGCATAAATTCAATAAAATAGTAGCTGTAGATAATACGAAACTTCAGGAAAACGCCATAGATGAATTGAAGAAATACAGTGAAGGCAAAGTTGAAATTCATAATGATTATCCTCTTACAAATGCAGAAATTATAAAACGTATTGGTGATGCTGAAGCAGTGCTAGTATCTTGGCATACTCAGATTAGTGAAGAGGTTATTGCTGCATGCCCTAATTTGAAATATATAGGCATGTGTAGTACTTTATTCAACGAAGAATCTGCCAATGTTGCTGTGAACTTTGCGCGACAAAATGGAATAGAAGTCACAGGAATTAATGATTATGGAGATCCTGGAGTAGCAGAGTATATTATTTCAACGTTGATACATCTGCTCCATGGTTTTGGTGAAAAGCAATGGAGAGAAATGCCGGTTGAACTTACCAATAGAAAAATAGGAATTATAGGTCTAGGTGTAACTGGGAAGTTACTTGCAAAATGTCTTCTGCCATTTGGTGCAGACCTATATTACTTCAGTAAGAGCAGAAAAAAAGACTGGGAAGAAAAAGGTGTTAAATATCTTAGTTTAGAGGAGTTGCTGAACACTTCAGAGATTATAAGCATTCATCTCCCTAAAAATGTACAATTATTAAATGAAAGAGAATTTGAAGTTTTGGGTTCTGGTAAAATTTTGGTCAATACTTCTTTAGGTTTGCCTTTCAACGAAGAAGCCTTAAAAAACTGGATAAAAGATTCTTCGAATTATGCAATTTTTGATGGTGATGCTAAAAATGCGCTAGACGGAAGAATATTAAAGAATAAAAATATAATCTTTTCAAAAAAAAGTGCTGGCTGGTCTGCAGAAACGGAAATTCGTCTATCTAAAAAAGTTGTTCAAAATGTCAAGAATTATTTGAAATAG
- a CDS encoding acyl-CoA carboxylase subunit beta — protein sequence MSQNIEKLNDKVAQAHLGGGEKRIAKQHEKKKLTARERVDYLLDEGSFEEIGILVTHRTTDFGMEKQQIYGDGVVTGYGTIHGRLVYVFAQDFTVFGGALSETHAEKICKVMDHAMKVGAPIIGLNDSGGARIQEGVRSLGGYADIFYRNVQASGVIPQISAIMGPCAGGAVYSPAMTDFTLMVEDTSYMFVTGPNVVKTVTNEEVTSEELGGASTHSTKSGVTHITSFNDITCLEDIKKLMSYLPQNNRETTAKLPYELGDEIRESLDSMVPDSANKPYDMHEVIKGIIDADSFYEIHKDYAENIIVGFARLGGRSIGIVANQPMSLAGVLDVDSSKKAARFTRFCDCFNIPLLVLVDVPGFLPGTDQEWNGIILHGAKLLYALSEATVPRVTVITRKAYGGAYDVMNSKHIGADLNFAWPTAEIAVMGAKGASEIIFRKEIQEAENPEVKLSEKEAEYAEKFANPFEAAKRGFIDEVIMPRDTRKKLLKAFSMLENKKVMRIDRKHGNIPL from the coding sequence ATGAGTCAGAATATAGAAAAATTGAATGATAAAGTTGCTCAGGCACATTTGGGTGGGGGAGAAAAAAGAATTGCTAAGCAACATGAAAAGAAAAAATTAACAGCAAGAGAACGCGTAGATTATTTATTGGATGAAGGTTCTTTTGAAGAAATAGGAATTTTAGTTACGCATAGAACTACAGATTTTGGAATGGAAAAACAACAGATCTATGGAGATGGTGTTGTTACCGGTTATGGTACCATTCACGGGAGATTAGTATATGTTTTTGCACAAGATTTTACCGTATTTGGTGGAGCCTTGTCTGAAACTCATGCCGAAAAGATCTGTAAAGTAATGGATCATGCCATGAAAGTAGGAGCTCCAATTATTGGATTGAACGATTCTGGAGGAGCTCGTATTCAAGAAGGAGTTAGATCTCTTGGCGGATATGCAGATATCTTCTACAGAAATGTTCAAGCATCGGGGGTCATTCCTCAAATTTCTGCAATTATGGGGCCTTGTGCCGGTGGAGCCGTTTATTCTCCTGCCATGACAGATTTTACCTTGATGGTAGAAGATACAAGTTATATGTTCGTTACCGGGCCTAACGTGGTAAAAACGGTTACTAATGAAGAAGTAACTTCAGAAGAATTAGGAGGAGCAAGTACACATTCTACAAAATCTGGGGTAACGCATATAACTTCATTTAACGATATTACCTGCTTAGAAGACATCAAGAAATTGATGAGCTATTTGCCTCAAAATAATAGGGAAACCACTGCAAAATTACCTTATGAATTGGGTGATGAAATTAGAGAGTCTTTAGATTCTATGGTGCCAGATAGCGCCAATAAACCTTATGATATGCATGAGGTGATTAAAGGTATTATAGATGCAGATTCTTTTTATGAGATCCATAAAGATTATGCAGAGAATATCATTGTTGGTTTTGCTCGATTGGGAGGAAGAAGTATTGGTATTGTAGCCAATCAGCCAATGAGCCTTGCCGGAGTACTAGACGTAGATTCTTCAAAAAAAGCAGCAAGATTCACCAGGTTCTGTGATTGTTTTAATATTCCACTTTTAGTATTAGTAGATGTTCCTGGCTTCTTGCCGGGTACAGATCAAGAATGGAATGGGATCATTTTGCATGGTGCTAAGCTACTTTACGCTTTAAGTGAAGCAACAGTGCCAAGAGTTACTGTTATTACTAGAAAAGCTTATGGGGGAGCCTATGATGTTATGAATTCTAAACACATTGGAGCAGATCTAAACTTTGCATGGCCAACAGCAGAGATTGCGGTGATGGGAGCGAAGGGTGCCAGTGAGATCATTTTCAGAAAAGAGATCCAAGAAGCGGAGAATCCAGAAGTTAAACTTTCTGAAAAGGAAGCAGAATATGCAGAGAAATTTGCAAACCCGTTTGAAGCTGCAAAACGTGGATTTATAGATGAGGTTATTATGCCTCGAGATACCAGAAAGAAATTATTGAAAGCATTTAGCATGCTGGAGAATAAGAAAGTAATGAGAATTGATAGAAAGCACGGGAATATTCCGCTTTAA
- a CDS encoding GNAT family N-acetyltransferase: MNFTFTFNEIPNIQDIITIYDTAVLKRPTESAERIAKMYENSSLIIAAWHDEKLIGVARSLTDFSYCCYLSDLAIHPEYQKHGIGKKLIDLTKKKIGDECMLLLLSVPTAMEYYPKVGFEKVENGFIINRKK; encoded by the coding sequence TTACTTTTACATTTAATGAGATTCCAAATATTCAGGATATTATAACTATCTATGATACAGCTGTGCTTAAAAGACCAACAGAAAGTGCCGAGAGAATTGCAAAAATGTATGAGAATTCTAGTTTGATAATTGCTGCATGGCATGATGAAAAACTCATTGGAGTTGCCAGATCACTAACAGATTTTAGTTATTGTTGCTATCTCTCAGATCTTGCTATTCACCCCGAGTATCAAAAGCATGGAATTGGTAAAAAATTGATAGATCTTACCAAAAAGAAAATAGGGGATGAGTGTATGTTACTATTATTGTCAGTTCCAACGGCTATGGAATATTACCCGAAAGTTGGTTTTGAAAAAGTAGAAAATGGATTTATAATAAACCGTAAAAAATAA
- the accC gene encoding acetyl-CoA carboxylase biotin carboxylase subunit, which produces MKKILVANRGEIALRVMKTAQKMGIKTVAVFSTADRNSPHVKFADEAVCIGAAPSNESYLLGDKIIEVAKELGVDGIHPGYGFLSENADFAEKVEKNNITWIGPGSKAIKVMGSKLAAKDAVKKYDIPMVPGIDEAITDVEKAKKIAKEIGFPILIKASAGGGGKGMRVVEKEKELADQMKRAISEAESAFGDGSVFIEKYVGSPRHIEIQVLADTHGNTVHLFERECSIQRRHQKVVEEAPSVILTEEKRKLMGEAAIKVAKSCDYVGAGTVEFLMDENLNFYFLEMNTRLQVEHPVTEFITGIDLVEQQIKVARGEKLEFSQEDLTINGHAVELRVYAEDPMGDFMPSVGTLERYRGPEGEGIRLDDGFEEGMEVPIYYDPMLAKLITYGKTREEAIQLMIKAIDAYEVKGVMTTLPFGKFVFEHEAFRSGNFDTHFVKNYYSAEKLKSKIAEEAKLAGLIALKRYLKDQELVRLPH; this is translated from the coding sequence ATGAAAAAGATATTAGTTGCCAATCGTGGTGAGATAGCATTAAGGGTAATGAAAACTGCCCAGAAAATGGGTATTAAAACGGTAGCGGTTTTCTCTACTGCCGATAGAAATTCCCCTCATGTAAAATTTGCAGATGAAGCGGTTTGTATTGGAGCAGCTCCTTCTAACGAGTCTTATTTATTAGGAGATAAAATTATAGAAGTTGCTAAAGAACTTGGCGTTGATGGAATTCATCCCGGATATGGGTTTTTAAGTGAGAATGCAGACTTTGCTGAAAAAGTTGAAAAAAACAATATCACTTGGATAGGTCCTGGTTCTAAGGCTATAAAAGTAATGGGAAGCAAATTAGCTGCTAAAGACGCGGTTAAAAAGTATGATATCCCGATGGTTCCCGGAATAGACGAAGCTATTACAGATGTTGAGAAAGCAAAGAAAATAGCCAAAGAGATAGGATTCCCTATTTTGATCAAAGCTTCTGCAGGTGGTGGTGGAAAAGGAATGCGAGTAGTAGAAAAGGAGAAGGAACTTGCAGACCAGATGAAAAGAGCTATTAGCGAAGCAGAATCTGCTTTTGGTGATGGTTCTGTTTTTATTGAGAAATATGTGGGTTCTCCACGTCATATCGAAATTCAGGTGCTTGCAGATACGCATGGGAATACGGTACATTTATTTGAAAGAGAATGCAGTATTCAACGTCGTCATCAAAAAGTAGTAGAAGAAGCACCCTCAGTTATTCTTACTGAAGAGAAAAGAAAATTGATGGGAGAAGCGGCTATTAAAGTTGCTAAATCTTGCGATTATGTTGGTGCAGGAACCGTTGAATTTTTGATGGATGAAAACCTGAATTTCTATTTCTTAGAAATGAATACAAGGCTACAAGTAGAACATCCCGTAACAGAATTTATTACCGGAATAGACTTAGTAGAGCAACAGATAAAAGTAGCCAGAGGAGAGAAATTAGAATTTTCTCAAGAAGACCTCACGATCAACGGCCATGCCGTGGAGTTGAGAGTTTATGCTGAAGACCCAATGGGAGATTTTATGCCAAGTGTAGGAACTTTAGAAAGATATAGAGGTCCGGAAGGGGAAGGAATTCGTTTAGACGATGGTTTTGAAGAAGGTATGGAAGTGCCTATTTATTACGACCCGATGTTGGCGAAATTGATCACCTATGGTAAGACTCGAGAAGAAGCAATTCAGTTAATGATAAAAGCTATTGATGCTTATGAAGTAAAAGGTGTGATGACCACTTTACCTTTTGGAAAGTTCGTTTTTGAACATGAAGCATTCAGAAGTGGAAATTTTGATACTCATTTTGTGAAGAATTATTATTCAGCTGAAAAATTAAAATCTAAGATCGCAGAAGAAGCAAAATTAGCAGGTTTAATTGCTTTAAAGAGATATTTAAAAGATCAGGAGTTGGTAAGATTACCACATTAA